The following are encoded together in the Jaculus jaculus isolate mJacJac1 chromosome 3, mJacJac1.mat.Y.cur, whole genome shotgun sequence genome:
- the Ddias gene encoding LOW QUALITY PROTEIN: DNA damage-induced apoptosis suppressor protein (The sequence of the model RefSeq protein was modified relative to this genomic sequence to represent the inferred CDS: inserted 2 bases in 1 codon): MNRRQKFLLGSVLALQNSSFIYPSCQKCFSRLILDSKRSTCPKCGCTGEAGNASYRYKLSLKVAESNKLHVITVFGNCLDKFFGLTAIGLHRFLQDSDKIPETLDSGTTQHLLTKAVKNCFVGQSFIFGVTNSGNLCGHGSDYSNFCQQCCENRREVGALVASQIVLPDPHVAGFTVIDYFHQFLQTSNFKKHCDSQETSSYLHALDHSSSDPSSSICGSENASHLLWSCDKNSSLRVWQPSLELTSVDSELTDTDLSAAQHSVVHGTPHQNRQYSSFADVTSSRNCQDLLQDSWSFISYMDKKSAARKLGKELVLQANHFSAVSIGRHESGVSKSNLPTLEIQELLEEGKMESSSIAGIKNMDLSYELPCYQHCDVGTTTVLQERSACWSPSTLRLGEMAGASQNCDSLMWDDLPFSESLNKFLTAVESEIALSQTDAKNRKHSVDNDMDQLHADQRRLCVSPQRSTGSHNIPAICFQSSQAMAKENSSKDNLFSNCESNPSPGIQKESQDNTEETIYRSNNGRDISEYFLPNIYLSAVFTSSKNMKTSVTIKSTTKILPHRSGISLRPSISESDYCLSSKYLNGCEEKSLSEMNIEWTTLCSNKYNDSFFCKSENKQIYGWPKGQDGSFAICRKLTYPLESFCSTPRRSTNTLKKISYGCTNNFTQSYSGHEGSYDASADLFDDIAKDKDNITEITETSQDVVLPWDVSKAKPHPAGKNYRQPSQKLSLQSVSASRYPRPYSPLPHNQLDSECDLEDSQDFIPCSQSTPVSNTHQRIFRLSGAFQKLPSFYSDLDTNYKKTKFCPGNDKQATPTCPKNVNTPSQKCRNPVMSSVTQLGVFNLCTTAECLETEGDEWVPPTPQKVFISDMPEFKFMGLRKCLVAHHSPDQKELPRKKMIQVRQKTDXLLIKELKKILATVEK, translated from the exons ATGAATAGAAGACAGAAATTTCTTCTTGGCTCAGTACTTGCTCTCCAGAATTCAAGTTTTATATATCCATCATGTCAAAAATGCTTCTCTCGGTTAATCCTTGACTCCAAAAG GTCTACTTGTCCAAAATGTGGCTGTACAGGTGAAGCTGGAAATGCCAGTTACAGATATAAACTCTCGTTAAAAGTTGCAGAATCAAACAAATTACATGTCATTACTGTATTTGGAAACTGCTTAGATAAATTCTTTGGACTTACTGCCATTGGCTTGCACAG gTTCCTTCAAGATTCTGATAAAATTCCAGAAACACTGGACAGTGGTACAACACAGCACTTACTAACTAAAGCAGTTAAAAATTGTTTCGTTGGGCAAAGCTTTATTTTTGGAGTGACG AACTCTGGAAATCTATGTGGACATGGTTCAGACTACAGTAACTTCTGTCAGCAGTGCTGTGAAAACAGAAGAGAAGTCGGAGCACTAGTAGCTTCCCAGATTGTCCTACCTGACCCGCATGTTGCAGGCTTCACTGTCATTGACTATTTCCATCAGTTTTTGCAGACTTCCAATTTCAAGAAACATTGTGACTCCCAGGAAACTAGTAGCTACTTACATGCTTTGGACCATTCAAGCAGTGATCCCAGTAGCAGCATATGTGGCTCTGAAAATGCTTCCCATCTTCTCTGGTCCTGTGACAAAAACAGTTCTTTAAGGGTTTGGCAGCCTTCACTTGAACTCACTTCTGTTGATTCAGAGCTAACAGATACTGATCTCTCAGCTGCACAACACAGCGTGGTCCATGGTACACCTCACCAAAACAGACAGTACAGCTCCTTTGCAGATGTCACTAGTTCCAGGAATTGCCAGGATCTCCTTCAAGATTCATGGAGCTTTATTTCATATATGGACAAAAAGAGTGCAGCAAGAAAGCTGGGTAAAGAACTTGTCTTACAAGCTAATCATTTTAGTGCAGTTAGCATTGGTCGCCATGAAAGTGGAGTTTCTAAGTCTAATTTACCCACCTTGGAAATACAGGAGCTATTGGAGGAGGGTAAAATGGAATCCTCCAGTATAGCAGGAATTAAAAATATGGATTTATCGTATGAGCTCCCATGCTACCAGCATTGTGATGTAGGAACCACCACTGTCCTTCAAGAGAGATCTGCATGTTGGTCACCTTCAACACTTagacttggagagatggctggtgcTTCTCAGAATTGTGATTCCTTGATGTGGGATGACCTGCCATTCTCTGAAAGCCTCAACAAGTTTCTGACAGCTGTTGAAAGTGAGATTGCTTTATCTCAGACAGATGCCAAGAATAGAAAACACAGTGTAGATAATGACATGGATCAGTTACATGCAGACCAGAGAAGGCTCTGTGTTTCTCCACAGAGAAGTACTGGATCCCATAACATACCAGCTATATGTTTTCAATCATCACAAGCAATGGCCAAAGAAAATTCTAGCAAAGATAACTTATTTTCCAACTGCGAGTCAAATCCAAGTCCTGGGATTCAAAAGGAGTCACAAGATAACACAGAAGAGACCATCTATAGAAGCAATAATGGCAGAGacatttcagaatattttctACCAAATATTTATCTGTCAGCTGTGTTTACATcttcaaaaaatatgaaaacatcagTCACCATTAAGAGCACTACCAAGATCCTACCACATAGGAGTGGAATTTCTCTAAGGCCCAGTATCTCAGAGAGTGATTATTGTCTCAGTAGCAAATATCTTAATGGGTGTGAAGAAAAATCACTTTCAGAAATGAATATAGAATGGACAACTTTGTGTTCCAATAAGtacaatgattcttttttttgcaAATCAGAAAATAAGCAGATCTATGGGTGGCCAAAGGGCCAAGATGGCAGTTTTGCCATTTGTAGAAAACTTACATATCCTCTAGAAAGTTTTTGCAGTACTCCAAGGAGAAGTACAAATACActgaaaaaaatatcttatggATGCACTAATAACTTTACACAGAGTTATTCTGGTCATGAAGGTAGCTACGATGCATCTGCTGATCTTTTTGATGATATTGCTAAAGATAAGGATAACATAACAGAAATCACCGAGACATCACAAGATGTTGTGTTACCTTGGGATGTGTCTAAGGCAAAACCTCATCCTGCAGGTAAAAACTATAGACAGCCTTCACAAAAATTATCTTTGCAAAGTGTGTCAGCCTCTCGATATCCAAGACCATATTCTCCTCTACCTCATAATCAGTTAGATTCAGAATGTGATCTCGAAGATAGCCAAGACTTTATTCCATGTTCACAATCAACTCCTGTTTCAAATACCCACCAGAGAATTTTTAGGCTAAGTGGAGCTTTCCAAAAATTACCTTCCTTTTATTCAGATCTTGATACTaactataaaaaaacaaaattctgtcCTGGAAATGACAAACAAGCCACCCCAACCTGCCCAAAGAATGTAAACACACCTAGCCAGAAATGCCGAAATCCTGTTATGTCTAGTGTTACACAGCTAGGTGTTTTCAACCTCTGCACTACTGCTGAGTGCCTTGAAACTGAGGGTGATGAGTGGGTTCCTCCTACCCCccagaaagtatttatttcagatatgcctgagttcaaattcatGGGCTTAAGGAAGTGCCTTGTTGCTCATCATTCCCCAGACCAAAAAGAGttaccaagaaagaaaatgatacaaGTCAGGCAGAAAACTGA ACTTCTAATTAAGGAGttaaagaaaatattagcaaCAGTTGAGAAATAG